In the Candidatus Omnitrophota bacterium genome, one interval contains:
- a CDS encoding SPOR domain-containing protein has protein sequence MRGKQLYLFGLKSDSSNTPPQQKIKLPLDILTIASVVFVLSLIISFSLGVEKGKKIASSKIAIEPQERLPRLDVAVDKQSVEPDSSKQDSLVEEKIVPNEIVKNKQKYNIQVASFYKENTARKEAEQLKENGYPTSVSRKGKYVVIYVGDFDDEGEAKSNFELLQKRYKDCILRQL, from the coding sequence ATGAGAGGAAAGCAGCTTTATCTTTTTGGTCTCAAAAGTGATAGTTCAAATACTCCGCCACAGCAAAAAATTAAGCTACCTTTAGATATATTAACTATAGCTAGTGTGGTTTTTGTTCTTTCATTGATTATTTCATTTTCTCTGGGAGTGGAGAAAGGCAAAAAAATTGCTTCTAGTAAAATCGCAATAGAACCCCAGGAAAGATTACCCCGTTTAGACGTTGCTGTCGATAAGCAATCCGTCGAACCAGATAGTTCGAAACAGGATTCTTTAGTTGAAGAGAAAATCGTTCCAAACGAAATAGTAAAAAATAAGCAAAAATACAATATTCAAGTAGCTAGTTTTTATAAAGAAAATACAGCTCGCAAAGAAGCAGAACAATTAAAAGAAAATGGTTATCCGACCTCAGTATCCCGAAAAGGTAAATACGTTGTTATCTATGTCGGGGATTTTGACGATGAGGGGGAAGCCAAATCTAATTTTGAACTTTTGCAAAAAAGATACAAAGACTGCATATTGCGACAACTATAA
- a CDS encoding small basic protein, with amino-acid sequence MGLHPSLKRSDVKGNRSVMKRTERIKWLIGKGKWNEGDPVLGLPKIKIIKLKAIKKEKQKPEEEGQPTEGAKKPVEKKSKD; translated from the coding sequence ATGGGACTACATCCATCATTGAAACGATCAGATGTAAAGGGTAATCGTTCAGTAATGAAACGAACTGAACGGATAAAGTGGCTTATCGGAAAAGGCAAATGGAACGAAGGCGATCCAGTTTTAGGTTTACCTAAAATAAAAATTATAAAATTAAAAGCCATAAAGAAAGAAAAGCAAAAACCTGAAGAAGAAGGGCAACCTACCGAAGGTGCAAAAAAACCAGTTGAGAAAAAATCAAAAGATTAA
- a CDS encoding SH3 domain-containing protein gives MKIFYILLIAIFFSMTLVSAFDLYEVANDKAQIRVDSTSLSGSLGFFNQGDSVEVVGEKFDWYRVVLPKETTCYVYSKLIEVLDGGMVRISATNVNLRYQPSLEAPIIGKALKDEVFSLLGDNGEWLKINNNSKARGWVHKKFLKKQDSSQNLALLEERIVTSDTATIYNTITILSQLGKNKPELLPRFLEKAKRLSLKPASAYLDILQNILEPKDQKKAYFYQAQNNALSDQDIQRALSLFQTMIETKNISQ, from the coding sequence ATGAAAATATTCTATATTCTTCTGATAGCAATATTTTTTTCTATGACTTTGGTTTCAGCCTTTGATCTTTATGAAGTAGCTAATGATAAGGCACAAATTCGGGTCGATTCTACAAGTTTGTCAGGCTCTTTGGGTTTCTTCAACCAAGGAGACTCAGTCGAAGTAGTTGGAGAGAAGTTTGATTGGTACCGCGTTGTTTTGCCAAAAGAGACTACTTGTTATGTTTATAGCAAGCTCATTGAAGTGCTAGACGGAGGAATGGTGAGAATTAGCGCAACAAATGTTAATTTACGCTATCAACCTTCGCTTGAAGCCCCAATTATTGGTAAAGCATTAAAAGATGAAGTATTTTCACTCCTTGGAGATAATGGGGAGTGGCTTAAAATTAATAATAATTCAAAGGCTAGAGGTTGGGTACATAAAAAATTCCTAAAAAAACAGGATTCGTCTCAAAATTTAGCCTTACTTGAAGAAAGAATTGTAACTTCCGATACGGCTACGATCTACAATACGATTACCATTCTAAGCCAGCTAGGAAAAAATAAACCGGAGTTGCTACCCCGGTTTTTAGAAAAGGCCAAAAGATTATCACTCAAACCAGCAAGCGCCTACCTAGACATCTTACAAAACATTCTTGAGCCCAAAGATCAAAAGAAGGCTTACTTTTATCAAGCTCAAAACAACGCCCTTAGTGATCAAGATATTCAAAGGGCCTTAAGTTTGTTTCAGACAATGATCGAAACCAAAAATATTAGCCAATAG
- a CDS encoding site-2 protease family protein encodes MAITYLLIVFFILLFSITMHEFAHGWIAYKLGDPTPKDRGRLTLNPFAHIDLIGTIVVPFLIVFISRGLLPPIGRAKPIPINPSHFKNPKQDMMLVGAAGPLTNIAIAIVFILLAKVSSPLISEILAFGAVLNLVLAIFNLIPIPPLDGSRIVAGLLPSRQYQAYRKIERFGFFILIPFIFLIIATGLFGKIINFLQKIVYSL; translated from the coding sequence ATGGCAATTACTTACTTACTTATCGTATTTTTTATCCTTTTGTTTTCAATAACTATGCACGAATTTGCGCATGGTTGGATTGCTTATAAGCTCGGCGATCCGACCCCTAAAGATCGTGGTCGTTTAACTTTAAACCCTTTTGCTCATATTGATTTAATCGGAACAATAGTTGTGCCTTTTCTTATTGTTTTTATCAGTCGAGGATTGCTTCCGCCGATTGGCCGAGCCAAACCAATACCGATTAACCCTTCACATTTTAAAAACCCTAAGCAAGATATGATGTTAGTTGGAGCAGCAGGGCCACTAACCAATATCGCCATTGCCATAGTTTTTATTCTATTAGCAAAAGTAAGCAGCCCACTGATCTCGGAAATACTTGCTTTTGGTGCGGTCTTAAATCTTGTCTTGGCAATTTTTAATCTTATTCCGATACCACCGCTTGACGGATCACGAATAGTTGCCGGATTGTTGCCATCGCGACAATACCAAGCCTATCGTAAAATCGAAAGATTTGGATTTTTTATATTGATACCGTTTATTTTTTTAATTATTGCTACCGGGTTATTTGGAAAAATTATTAATTTTTTACAAAAGATAGTTTACTCTTTATGA